The genomic segment ATCTAAATCAACGAGTCATCATAGAGTATagataaaatttataaatttttcaagaaaagtaCTCGTGAAATTCGAAAAATATGAGGGAATAAATTGCCCATCGTGGAATTCTTCTggcatttaaatataataattatattacctTGCTGGAATTTGGGACCAACTTCTGTAGCGTCTTCATTCTTTGATTTATCCTGTCCCTTCGTTTCTGAGAAATATAAACACGGCACAtgagtaaattttttaaaaataagaaaagaaataaacataaatatgttatatttttgtCCTGcctttatataaatttaataaaaaaataaaacaaagaaTAAACCTACACGTTCAGACTGGTTATGAATAGCAGCTGCCCTACTCCTTTTTGTTATGACTGGGGACTTTCCACTTGCTCTTTTCTTGCCCCCATAGTCACATTTAGCCCTCTGCAATTTCTAAAGTTGAAGGGACAAAAAAGCATTATATTTTGGAAGAattctgtatttttttttaaaaaaacaaatttacatGATCAAGTTTTATCTGAATGtgtgtgaattttaaatgatttgtAATAGATTGATGCGAAAGCGTAATACAAAAACTAAGAAATAATGTGACGATTAATATGgccatatataaatattttggcAAAAAAACTTGTGAGAGGATGTCTCAcgatgagacagatctcttatttgggttatccataaaaaaatattattttttatgctatgagtattattttttattattaatatcggtagtgttgacccgtctcacatataaaaattcatgagaccatctcataagatacttactcaaatatTTTTAGTTGAGAAAAGCATCGTCTTCTtagaaaatattacatttttaaatgacagaattttttttttaaagacgAATGTAAACATTTGGTATATAAAATTATGTGTTCgttgattttcttttcaaatacaagttttgaaaataatatacacAAACATATTTGAATTTGAGAGCATTTGCATAGTAGGATTTTCGAGGAAAAAGGAAACTCATCAAATTCCAAACGAGCTGTACGTTCATTTGATTTTAAGAGCATTTGCATCGGTTATTAAAGTAAAATATATGTAATAGATTATATttacatatattaatattttgaaatatataatgctttatattttgaaaaataaaaatcacacCCTCTACTCTAATTCAATCAATCAATCAAAGTACTTAAAACAAATTACCTGCCGCCTACTGTGACACACGGAGTCATGGTCATCGCCGGTGCTCTTGCTGTATTCCTTAGCGGAGCTGGTATTTGCCGGCGACTCCGTGGAGAGAGACGTGAACCCCTCCGTTATCAATTCCTTCTCGCAGGTATCAAGCGTCAACTGCCGGCTATCCCTCCCACATGTGGCGCTCTCGCTCGCGCTCCCGTTCGTGTCGTCACAGCCGCTGATGTCCACACGCGGTACGTGTTTCCCCCTCCCGACGCGACCGTCCAAGGTGGCGGCGATGCCGCTGCAAGAACCCACCCTGGTGGAGCAGCCCAGCACGTGCGAGGAGGGGACCTGGTTATCGTTGCTGTTCAAGATGTTGATGTTATTGCATGGAACCAAGGCGTCCATAGTCATGGTGACGGAAGCGCTGGCCACAGGATTGGGTATGGAGCGGCGTTGGTCAAACCCAGGGACGAGGTCGTCTCCGCTACCATCTGAGGCGGACTTGGGATAGGGGAGGCGCGTGGCCTGGTTGACTATAGACTCTAATGTTCCGGCACCGGCGCGTGGCTTGTCCCATGTATTATACTTCGTAGTAGGCACGCGGGGAGGGCCTAAGCCATGCATGGCTAATTGCCCATTTTTCCAAGTCAATTCTGCCACTTCATAATCCAACCTGGGTGACAattcgaaattaaaatcaatactttaatttcataaaatcagcaataaaaaacaaaaattatcaAATACCCTCGTAGCAAAATTAAATAACAagatcataaatttttttttttcaaaaaatgtcAAGAGCAATGGATCAATCGTACCCGGGCAGGGAGGAATTATCATCAAGATCCCAACTTGGTACACATTGATTCATCTCTTGAGGAGCAGTGTTTTCCTTCTCTCTATTTTTTTTCCTTGTGAATTATTGAAGGAGAGAAAGGATTCGAAAATTATACTGGACAAAAAGGAAACTTTTTTCCACTTTAATTTTGGgcatataatattaaatatatgtGGGTGTGGATCTTTGATATTCAAGGGACAAAGAGATGAGAAGAGTATAAATTTAGGGGAATGCATGTCTATGTGTATGTCTATATGTGGTCCTATGGATAGAAACTGAAAACCAGAAGAGAATCTGATCTaattttttactttcttttttctttACCTTTTTTTAAGGTCGAGATGCAACGCTCGAGTCAAATACCAAATATCAAAGTCAAATAAGAAAAAGATTTAATTGtagttttatttttacaaaGTGATCAAGAAATCAGGCAGTTCATGGTTTAGTTCCAATTTCACTATTTTCATGCTAGGATGAGTTACGTTGCTATCTCCCCGAATTTAATTTCACATGTATTAACTCTCGTCACGTAGAAATAATATTATATCTttgttcaaaaaaataaaaataaaaagcacaatttttactaatttatttataatttttatctgcgcaaaaatataataataagctCAAAACTAAtaagtgttttttttaaaaaaaaaattaagtttttGCCATCGGTTGGAAGTTAGTTCACGATGACTCCTCGTAAGCTACGAACTTTTGGCGAGTGATGAGCACAGACCAGGGCCGGATAGGGTGAGCTCAATCcccaaatatatataattttttaaaatggtggttttaattttttaaattttatttcagCCCCATatatcaaatttaaaataaaacactcTCACAAATCATACATCATTGATATATATGCTATGAAATTATACAATTTTGAAGTAAAAATTCGAAAACTCTAAAATTATGTCGAATATTTAGTTGTGATTATTTGATTtgtaaataatattaaattatgatgTATATGAAATTTTATCCTAAAAAACTATTATTGTGgattttagaataatgatcaTTTGGTTGAAATGTTTGATAATTATTGATTTGCAATTATTATTCGGTTTTTATCGAGATGTTTTAGTTAGGATAACCGAAAATTGAACGATTGTGAAATTcaaaaaataactattaattGGAAAATTTTGAGATTATTGAATTTTTCAAGCTAGGTAACTCAGTcaatgaaaaaaagaaaaactatcaaattatttttaaatcaaaatagCTTACATCAGTAAATAACAGGCAAACATCAATTACAATATATGAGTGAACAAAATatcagtataaaccaaaataACATACCGAACtgaattaatttgaaaaatcagtttcATTTTTGTAAGAAATTTCGgtttaattgttttaaaatatcgTTTAATTTGATTCGATTTcactttttaatataaaatttcggTTACCTGAACAAACAAAActgttattaaaaaaattaatattattaaattttcaaataaaatttataaggATTTAAATATTACAAATTCCTAACAAAATTTATTAGACAATTGAACTagacttaaaaatatttttcaaaaataaaaattgaatgtATTTAATCAATTTTAATATTACATTTTTTCATTTAAcacttgattttttaaaaaaaaatctaaaattttggtTCAATAACCGATTTTTTCAGTTTAGTTTATTCGGTTTTAATAGTAAATTTT from the Primulina eburnea isolate SZY01 chromosome 3, ASM2296580v1, whole genome shotgun sequence genome contains:
- the LOC140826654 gene encoding transcription factor UNE10-like isoform X1, whose translation is MNQCVPSWDLDDNSSLPGLDYEVAELTWKNGQLAMHGLGPPRVPTTKYNTWDKPRAGAGTLESIVNQATRLPYPKSASDGSGDDLVPGFDQRRSIPNPVASASVTMTMDALVPCNNINILNSNDNQVPSSHVLGCSTRVGSCSGIAATLDGRVGRGKHVPRVDISGCDDTNGSASESATCGRDSRQLTLDTCEKELITEGFTSLSTESPANTSSAKEYSKSTGDDHDSVCHSRRQKLQRAKCDYGGKKRASGKSPVITKRSRAAAIHNQSERKRRDRINQRMKTLQKLVPNSSKTDKSSMLDEVIEYVKQMQLQVQVMRMNMPHMNMLPLAAMHQHLQMSMMNPMCMGMGMGITDMNAMGRPGAGIPPLPASFMPVQAASWDSPAGERLQGPASVMTDPLSMFMAWQSQLMTIDAYNRLAALYQQFQQPPKN
- the LOC140826654 gene encoding transcription factor UNE10-like isoform X2 — its product is MNQCVPSWDLDDNSSLPGLDYEVAELTWKNGQLAMHGLGPPRVPTTKYNTWDKPRAGAGTLESIVNQATRLPYPKSASDGSGDDLVPGFDQRRSIPNPVASASVTMTMDALVPCNNINILNSNDNQVPSSHVLGCSTRVGSCSGIAATLDGRVGRGKHVPRVDISGCDDTNGSASESATCGRDSRQLTLDTCEKELITEGFTSLSTESPANTSSAKEYSKSTGDDHDSVCHSRRQRAKCDYGGKKRASGKSPVITKRSRAAAIHNQSERKRRDRINQRMKTLQKLVPNSSKTDKSSMLDEVIEYVKQMQLQVQVMRMNMPHMNMLPLAAMHQHLQMSMMNPMCMGMGMGITDMNAMGRPGAGIPPLPASFMPVQAASWDSPAGERLQGPASVMTDPLSMFMAWQSQLMTIDAYNRLAALYQQFQQPPKN